One genomic window of Streptomonospora nanhaiensis includes the following:
- a CDS encoding NmrA family NAD(P)-binding protein — protein sequence MPPSRSAARSALRAAAGSTASARPVLVTGAAGGSPGATGGLVTRLLLERGVPVRALVRADDHRAAALRRAGAEVAVADLREVGDLLPALRGVRRAFFTYPVAAGLLDAAAAFAEAAAAGGLDRVVAVSQLAASPQAPAPHARRHWLAERVLDRAGLNPVHLRAGVLFEDLAVVLAAGDERRLALPLGSPCTVLPLVAAADVARVAAALLADPTADPGSIPDPDPVCLLTGQVSSVAEIVTAFDSAAAHGVSYTDLPEDRWERQAHLLYRDPVAVEHLRHLWESFRRVGSRREPYPVTDDIQRYGGAPPTTLAEFARARARAAEFATAV from the coding sequence ATGCCGCCGTCCCGCTCCGCCGCCCGCAGCGCCCTCCGCGCCGCCGCGGGCTCCACCGCCTCAGCGCGCCCGGTGCTGGTCACCGGCGCCGCCGGCGGCTCCCCCGGTGCCACCGGCGGCCTGGTCACCCGGTTGCTGCTGGAGCGCGGGGTGCCCGTGCGCGCCCTCGTGCGCGCCGACGACCACCGCGCCGCCGCGCTGCGCCGCGCGGGCGCCGAGGTGGCCGTGGCCGACCTCCGCGAGGTCGGCGACCTCCTCCCCGCTCTGCGCGGTGTTCGGCGGGCGTTCTTCACCTACCCGGTCGCCGCCGGTCTGCTCGACGCCGCCGCCGCGTTCGCCGAGGCCGCGGCCGCCGGCGGCCTCGACCGCGTGGTCGCCGTGTCCCAGCTCGCCGCCTCGCCGCAGGCCCCCGCTCCGCACGCGCGCCGCCACTGGCTGGCCGAGCGGGTCCTGGACCGCGCGGGGCTGAACCCCGTGCACCTGCGCGCGGGCGTGCTCTTCGAGGACCTCGCCGTGGTGCTGGCCGCCGGCGACGAACGCCGGCTGGCCCTGCCGCTGGGCTCGCCCTGCACCGTGCTCCCGCTCGTGGCGGCCGCCGACGTCGCCCGGGTGGCGGCCGCGCTGCTCGCCGACCCCACCGCCGATCCCGGCTCCATCCCCGACCCCGACCCCGTGTGCCTGCTCACCGGCCAGGTCAGCAGCGTCGCCGAGATCGTCACCGCCTTCGACTCCGCCGCCGCCCACGGGGTCTCCTACACCGACCTCCCCGAGGACCGCTGGGAGCGCCAGGCCCACCTGCTCTACCGCGACCCGGTGGCCGTCGAGCACCTGCGCCACCTGTGGGAGTCCTTCCGGCGGGTGGGCTCACGCCGCGAGCCCTACCCGGTCACCGACGACATCCAGCGCTACGGCGGCGCACCGCCCACCACCCTGGCGGAGTTCGCCCGGGCCCGCGCCCGGGCGGCCGAGTTCGCAACCGCCGTGTGA
- a CDS encoding SelT/SelW/SelH family protein, producing the protein MATTRHPRLEIEYCTQCRWLLRAAWTAQELLTTFRTELGEVALIPGTGGVFEVRLDQERLWSRADDGGFPDLAALKRAVRDRVAPHRSLGHSEQRRE; encoded by the coding sequence ATGGCCACCACCCGACACCCCCGGCTGGAGATCGAGTACTGCACCCAGTGCCGCTGGCTGCTGCGCGCGGCCTGGACGGCGCAGGAGCTGCTGACGACCTTCCGCACCGAACTCGGCGAGGTCGCCCTGATCCCGGGCACGGGCGGGGTCTTCGAGGTCCGCCTGGACCAGGAGCGGCTGTGGTCGCGCGCCGACGACGGCGGGTTCCCCGACCTCGCCGCCCTCAAGCGCGCGGTCCGCGACCGCGTCGCTCCGCACCGGTCGCTGGGCCACTCCGAGCAGCGGCGCGAGTAG